In Fusobacterium sp., the genomic stretch GTTATAAGAACTTTTCCAAATTTTGAAAGTTTCTCTGCAAGAAAATATAAAAGAGAAGTTTTACCCCCAGCACCTGTTATAGTTATTACATCATTTTTTATAATATTAAAATAATTAAAAGTCATAACTTCCTCCATTTTATTTAACTTTATACAGTATTGTATATGAAATTTTTTTTCCAGTCTATAAAAATTTTAAAAAATGTATTGACATAAATTGAAAAAAGTTATAATATACTTCTAACAAATGAATCAACCATCAAGAGAGACTGAGGGACTGGCCCTATGATGTTTCAGCAACCTGCCATTATGGTGTGGTGCTAATTCCAGACAGATGGATAGACTAATAAAATTAGTGTAATTTATCTCTATTCCTTGATGGCAGTAGAGATTTTTTTTTACTTAAATATAGATATGGAGGAGCACAGGAATGATCAAAATAGAAAAAATAAACAAAATATATTCTAATGGCTTTCATGCAGTAAAAGATGTAAGCCTTGAAGTAAAAAAAGGAGATATATTTGGAATAATAGGTCTTAGTGGGGCAGGAAAATCTTCTCTTATAAGGCTTTTAAACAGATTAGAAGAACCTACAAGTGGTAGTATAGTAATAGATGGAATAGATATAACAAAACTTTCTAAGAATGATCTTTTAGAAAGAAGAAAAAAAATAGGAATGATATTTCAGCATTTTAATCTTTTAGCTTCAAGGACAGTTGGAGAGAATGTATCATTTGCATTAGAAATAGCTGGATGGAATAAGGATAAAATAAAAGATAGAGTAAAAGAGCTGTTAGAGGTAGTAGAGCTTTCAGATAAAATGAATTCATATCCAAGTCAATTAAGTGGAGGGCAAAAGCAGAGAGTGGCAATAGCCAGAGCATTAGCAAATAATCCAGATATACTTTTATCAGATGAAGCAACTTCAGCTCTTGACCCTAAAACTACAAATTCGATACTGGAGCTTATAAAAAATATTCAGCAGAAATTTGGTCTTACAGTAGTTATGATAACTCATCAGATGGAAGTTATCAGGGATATCTGTAATAGAGTAGCAGTTATGTCAGATGGAGAAATAGTTGAAACAGGAGGTGTACATCATATTTTCTCTAATCCAAAGGAAGAAATAACAAAAGAACTTATTTCTTATCTTCCTAGTACAGAGGAAAGAGGAATAGAGATAATGAAAACTAAGGGAAAATATATAGTAAAACTTAAATTCTTAGGAACTATAGCAGAAGAACCAATAATTTCACAAGCATTAAGAAAATTTGATATAGATTTCAGTATAATTGGAGGCTCAATAGACCATCTTTCTACAATGAAAGTAGGACATCTATTTATTGAATTATCAGGAGATATAAAGCAGCAACAGGAAGCAATAGAATGGTTCAATGAATCAGGAGTTATAGTGGAGGTAGTTTATAATGGTATTTAGTATGATTTTAGATTCAACATTGGAGACATTATATATGGTATTTTTTTCAACTTTATTTTCATTGATAATGGGATTCCCAATAGGAATATTATTAGTGATAACTAAAGAAGGAAATATTTTAGAAAAACCGAAGTTAAACAAAGTTCTTGAAATGATAATTAATACTTTAAGATCATTTCCTTTCATTATTTTAATGATTTGTCTGTTTCCACTTTCAAGAATAATAGTAGGGACAACAATAGGAAGTACAGCAGCAATAGTTCCTTTATCAATATCAGCAGCACCATTTGTTGCCAGAATGATAGAGGGAGCATTGAATGAAGTTGACAGAGGACTTATAGAAGCTAGTTCAAGTTTGGGAGCAAGTAATTCCACAATAATATTAAAGGTGATGATTCCTGAAACTATGCCACATATAATACATGGAATAACAGTAACTGTAATAAGCCTGATAGGTTTTTCAGCAATGGCAGGAACTATTGGTGCAGGTGGACTTGGAGACCTTGCAATAAGATTTGGATATCAGAGATTTAAAACAGATATAATGATATACTCAGTAATTGTTATAATCCTTCTAGTACAGATATTACAATCATTTGGTAACTATCTTGTATATAGAGCTAAGAGAAACCGATAAATAAAATTAAATTATAAAAGGAGTGAATATTTATGAAAAAATCATTGAAAACATTATTAGCAGCAGCATTTGTATTGGTAGGAACAACAATATTAGCAGGAGAATTAAAAGTTGGAGCTACACCTGTACCTCATGCAGAGCTTTTAAATCTTGTAAAAGATGATCTAAAAGCTGAAGGAGTAGAACTTAAAGTCATTGAATTTACAGATTATGTAACTCCCAACTTAGCGTTGGCAGAAGGGGAAATAGATGCTAATTTCTTTCAGCATTACCCTTATCTTGAAAAGTTTATAACTGAAAGAGGATTAAAACTTGCTTCAGCAGCAAAAATTCATGTTGAACCTCTTGGAGTTTTTTCTAAAAAATATGATTCAATAGAAGCATTACCAGATAAAGCAACAATAGCTATACCAAGTGATCCTTCAAATGGAGGAAGAGCACTTATTCTTTTACACAATAATGGAATAATTACTTTAAATGATTCATCGAATCTATATGTTACTGAATTTGATATAGTTAAAAACCCTAAAAAATTAAAATTTAAACCAATTGAAGCAGCACAGCTTCCTAGAGTTCTTCCTGATGTAGATGCAGCAGTAATTAATGGAAATTATGCTTTAGAAGCTGGATTTTCTCCAGTTGAGGATTCTCTTTTATTAGAAGGAAAAGAATCTCCCTATGCAAATATTATAGCTGTAAAAGCAGAAGATGAAAATAAAGAGGATATAGTGAAACTTATAAAAGCACTTCAAAGTGAAAAAGTTAGTACTTATATTTTAAATAATTATAAAGGTGGAGTAGTACCCACATTCTAATAAAAATACATAATTGATAAGGGGAGCTGAAAGATGAAAAAAATATTTATACTTTTTATATTATTGACAACACTATGTTTTGGAAAAACATTAAAAATAGGAACTACTTCTTATCCAGGAGCAGAGATTATGGAGCTCATAAAAGATGACTTGAAAGCAGAAGGAATAGAGCTGCAAATAGTGGAGATGAATGATTATGTAACACCAAATATAGCACTAGCAGAAGGAGATATTGACTTAAATTCTTTTCAGCATCTTCCATATTTAGAGCAATTTAAAAAAGATAGAAATCTTAATCTTGTTTCAGCAGGAGCAACATATATAGCACCTTTAGGATTGTATTCTAAAAAATATAAATCACTAGAAGAACTTCCAGATAAAGCAACGATAGCTATACCAAATGATCCAACAAATAGTGGAAGAGCTCTTCTTCTTTTTCATAGAATAGGACTGATAAAACTTAAAGACCCTACAGACCTTCAGGCTACTGCATTTGATATTGTAGAAAATCCAAAGAAAATAAAATTTAAGCAATTAGAGGCAGCACAACTTCCCAGAGTAATAGATGATGTGGATGCAGCTATTATTAATGGTGGATATGCACTTAATGCAGGGTTTTATCCTACTAAGGATAGTATTCTTCTTGAGGATAAAGATTCTCCATATATAAATATTATAGCTGTGAGAGCAGGAGATGAAAATAGAGAAGATATAAAAACTTTTATAAAATATTTTCAAAGTGAAAAAGTAAGAAATTATATTAATGATACTTTTAAAGGTGGATTTGTACCTGTATTTTAGTAAAAAAGATAAATACCTTTCTGTTATGAAATATTTTCTCATTCAGAAAGGTATTTTTTATAAAAAATTATGATATACTATATGGAAATAATCTGGTCTTTTTTATATTTTTAATTTTTTAGGGGGGAAAATGAAAAAAACAGTATTACTTGTAGTGGATGTTCAGACAGCTTTGATTTTATATGGCATGCATGATGCTGAGAGAGTAACAGATAATATTAATTATCTTATTAAAGTATGTAGATCAAAAGGGATAGAAGTCATCTTTGTAAGACATGACAGTGGAAAAGGAAGTGATCTTGAATATGGAACTCCTGGGTGGGAAATTTATAGTAAACTTCAGCCTGCTGAAAATGAAAAAATATTTGAAAAAATTTATAACAGTGCTTTAAGAAAAACAGGTTTAAAAGAATATCTTGAAAGTGAGAATATTGAAAGAATTATATTGACTGGAATGCAGACAGAATATTGTATAGATACTACTTGTAAGGCAGCTTTTGAATATGGATATGAGCTGATTATTCCCAAAGATACAGTGACTACTTGTGATAATGGAAAGTTTAGTGCTATGGATTTGAATGATTTTTACATGAATAATATTTGGAAGAATCGTTTTGCACAGATAATTGATATTAAAGATATAGAGTTTTAATTGAAAAAGATACTAGCTATTACAGCCAGTATCTTTATTTTTAGTCTTTTTTCCAACGTTTTAAGTGAGGGAAAAACTCTTTCATCATTTGTCTTGCTTTTTCTTCAGTGATTTCAGGATGTGCTTCAGTCATATGAGGAACACAGAATTCAACCATTTCATTCATAGTTATTTCATCTTTGAACTTTCCATTTTCGAAACAATAACTGCAGTAATCATTATTTTTTTTACCATCTGTATTAGTTCCATAAAGTTCATCAGTATTTCCCATAGGCATTCCACAACTTTGGCAATATTTTTCATTCATTTTAATCCCTCCTGTATATTTTAGATATCTCATTGTAACACTTGAAACTTGACAACAGCATGTCAGGTTATTTTTTATAAATTGCTTTTATTTTTTCTATTTCACTTAAAAGAGTTGTTTTAATTTCTTCAGGTTCTAAAATCTCTACTTCTGAACCAAAAGAAAGAATAAAACTATATATCCATTTATCATATGGAAAAGAGGTAGTTACTATATAATTTCCTTCTTTTGTTTTTTTTATTTCTTCTGGAAGAAAATTATCATAAATCCTATAACCTAAATGAGATGGAAATTTTAATTTTACTTCTATTAAAAATGGACAATTTTCTGTTTTTATTTCTAGTGGAGGAGGTAAAGGGAGTTCACTAATATCAAATATCTCTGAACTTACTTTTAAAGATGACAGTCGGCTGATTTTAAATATTCTATAGTCTTTTTTATCTAAGCAAAATCCTTGTATATACCATGATGAAGATTTGAAAAAAAGTTTTACAGGACAAATTTTTCTTATTGCAGCTTCCCCATAAGAGTTGATATAGTTAAAAGAAATTATAGTATGGCCAATAATAGAATTTTTGATGAGAATATATTTTTGGTTATCTTGTTCATTGTTTCCCCATCTGGAAAAATCTATTTCTATCCAGTTGAGATAATTTTTTTTAAAGAGTCCAGACAGTTTAGATATAAGCTTTGAATTATCATCATTATTTAACAATGGGATACTCTGCAGAGCTGTTATTATTTTTTCCTGTTCCTCATCAGTGAGAGCAGAATTGTTTAAAATGTAGCTTTTTTCTATGAATATTCCACCACCACTTCCTTGAGAAGTATATATAGGAATACCTGCAGAACAGAGAACATCTATATCTCGATAGATAGTTCGTACAGATACTTCAAAATGCGAGGATAGTTCTTTAGCAGTTACATGTTTTTTATTAATTAATATATAGAGTATTTCAAATAATCTGTTAATCTGCATATCATACCTCTTTTTTTCTATATTCATTGAAAAAAGCAAAATATTCCCTTAACATGTAATTAGGAAAGACTATTGCTGGAGTTTTTGCATAAACAGTTTTTAAAGGAAAATTTAATTTTTGAGATATTAATTTGACTCTATACATATGAAAACTGTTAGACATAACTCCAATATCTCCAGTTATACCTTTTTCTTTGATTATTTTATCAGAAAATTTTAGATTTTCATATGTTGAAGTAGATTTATCTTCTTTGATGATATTTTTTAAAGGAACTCCTTTTTTAGAGAGATATATGTTCATAGCTTCTGCTTCAGATATCCACTCATCTTTTCCTTGACCTCCAGAAACAATAAAGATTGTATCTGGATTTTTTTTATGATATTCTACAGCTTTATCTAATCTATACTTTAATACTTCTGATGGAATATCTCCTTTTAGTCCAGCACCAAGAACAATGAGGTATTTTACTTTAGGGTCTTTATTTTTATTGACTAATATGTCTTTTAGAATTATTCCTTCAATAAGGATAAAAGTAAGAATAAAAAAACAGTATCCAAGTTTACAGATTTTTTTTAAAAATTTAAAAAAACTGCTTTTTTCAGATCTAATGCTTATATTTCTATATATTATTAAAGAAGTATAGAGTAAAAAAAGAAATCTGAATCCAAAAGATGATTTGACTATAATGCTGCATATAAAAAGAAAAGTAAGTATGAGGAAATCTATTTTTTTCATTTTGTACCCCTTTATATTTTTGATATATTCTATCATGGAAATACAAAATAAAACAAGAGGAATCCCTTGAAAGTTCTAAACTTTCAGAGATTCCTCAGAATTATAGAAGTATATTTTTATAGTCTGAATAATAAATCATAATAAGTAGGTATAGGCCAGACAGATTTTTCTATCAATAGCTCAAGTGCATCAACAATAGTTCTCATACGAGTAAGTACAGGGATAAGTTCATTGTTATAATAACATGCTCTCTCATATTCATCAGGGATAGCAACAGCAGTTTTTAATCCCTCATTTAATTCAGTGATAGTATCTTTAAGTTGGTTTTTATATCCTATTACTTTAATTAAGTGTTCTTTGTCATATTGAATGAATTGTTCTTCACCAAGAGCTTCTCTTACACTGTTTATCATTTGAGAAATATTAGTTATATATCTTGAAATACATGGATATATTTCATTTCTTGCCATTCTTATAGCAGTAGAGATTTCTATATTTGTCTGTTTATTATATCTTTCACTATAAACTTTGAATCTTGAATAAAGTTCATTTCTAGATAAAACTTCATTTCTTTCGAAAAGAGCAATAGTTTCTTCTCTTATAAATACAGGGATCCCTTCTATAGTATTTTTTAAATTTGAAAGTCCAAGCTCCTCTGCTCTTTCAATCCAAGAACTTTCATATCCATTTCCATTGAATATAATTTTTTTATGCTTAGGATATCTGTCTTTAATAAGTTTTATTATATATTTATTTATATGTTTTGTAGGGTCAGTCTTTTCAAGATAGTCAGCATATTCTTTCAAGATATCTGCAACAATAGTATTTATCATAAATACTGGTGTAGAAGCAGAAGCACTCGATCCAGGCATTCTAAATTCAAATTTATTTCCTGTAAATGCAAATGGAGAAGTCCTGTTTCTGTCTGAAAGATCTTTTGCAATTTTAGGGATGTGAACTCCTATATCAAGAGTACCTCCATCAGCAGATTCATTAAATTCAGTATTACCTATATTTTCTAAAAGCTCTTGTAATTGTTCTCCAAGAAATATTGAAATTACAGCAGGTGGAGCTTCATGACCTCCAAGTCTGTGGTCATTTCCAGGAGTGGCAGTACATGCCCTAAGAATATCAGCATATCTGTCTATACCTTCAACTACAGCCATTGTATAAAGAAGGAATTGTAAATTATCTTTTGATAAATTATCAGGATTGAAAAGATTTATTCCTGTATCAGTTGCAAGTGACCAGTTACAATGTTTTCCAGAGCCATTCACCCCTTGAAAAGGTTTTTCATGAAGAAGAGCAGCTAGATGATGTCTGTTTGCTACTTTTTTAATAATATCCATAGTGAGATGATTTTGGTCTACAGCTACATTAGCAGAAGTAAACATAAGAGCAAGTTCAAATTGATTAGGAGCAACTTCGTTATGTTTAGTTTTTGCCATAACTCCAACTTTCCAAAGTTCAGCATCAAGTTCAGCCATGAAACATCCTACTCTTTCTTTAATAGTTCCATAGTAGTGATCATTCATTTCTTGACCTTTTGGAGGAAGATTACCAAAAAGAGTTCTTCCAGCAAGAGCAAGGTCCAGACGTTTATCCCAGAATTCTTTTTCAACTAGAAAGTATTCTTGCTCAGCACCTAATGTCACATCAATATGTTCAGTTTTATCATCTCCCAGGAGTCTCTGAATTCTTAAAGCCTGAGCTTCAATAGATTTGATGGATTTTAAAAGAGGTACTTTTTTATCAAGAGCCTCACCATTGTATCCAACAAAAGCAGTAGGAATATATAATGATTTAGATAAACCTTCCCCTTTTAAGAACATAGGAGAACTTGTATCCCAAGCAGTATATCCACGTGCTTCAAAAGTAGATCTAAGTCCACCATTTGGGAATGAAGAAGTATCAGCTTCTCCCTTTATAAGGTCTTTTCCAGAAAATTGTGACATGATAGATCCATCAGAAGTG encodes the following:
- a CDS encoding zinc ribbon domain-containing protein, translated to MNEKYCQSCGMPMGNTDELYGTNTDGKKNNDYCSYCFENGKFKDEITMNEMVEFCVPHMTEAHPEITEEKARQMMKEFFPHLKRWKKD
- a CDS encoding cysteine hydrolase family protein gives rise to the protein MKKTVLLVVDVQTALILYGMHDAERVTDNINYLIKVCRSKGIEVIFVRHDSGKGSDLEYGTPGWEIYSKLQPAENEKIFEKIYNSALRKTGLKEYLESENIERIILTGMQTEYCIDTTCKAAFEYGYELIIPKDTVTTCDNGKFSAMDLNDFYMNNIWKNRFAQIIDIKDIEF
- a CDS encoding ElyC/SanA/YdcF family protein; protein product: MKKIDFLILTFLFICSIIVKSSFGFRFLFLLYTSLIIYRNISIRSEKSSFFKFLKKICKLGYCFFILTFILIEGIILKDILVNKNKDPKVKYLIVLGAGLKGDIPSEVLKYRLDKAVEYHKKNPDTIFIVSGGQGKDEWISEAEAMNIYLSKKGVPLKNIIKEDKSTSTYENLKFSDKIIKEKGITGDIGVMSNSFHMYRVKLISQKLNFPLKTVYAKTPAIVFPNYMLREYFAFFNEYRKKEV
- a CDS encoding YafY family protein, with protein sequence MQINRLFEILYILINKKHVTAKELSSHFEVSVRTIYRDIDVLCSAGIPIYTSQGSGGGIFIEKSYILNNSALTDEEQEKIITALQSIPLLNNDDNSKLISKLSGLFKKNYLNWIEIDFSRWGNNEQDNQKYILIKNSIIGHTIISFNYINSYGEAAIRKICPVKLFFKSSSWYIQGFCLDKKDYRIFKISRLSSLKVSSEIFDISELPLPPPLEIKTENCPFLIEVKLKFPSHLGYRIYDNFLPEEIKKTKEGNYIVTTSFPYDKWIYSFILSFGSEVEILEPEEIKTTLLSEIEKIKAIYKK
- a CDS encoding MetQ/NlpA family ABC transporter substrate-binding protein; this encodes MKKIFILFILLTTLCFGKTLKIGTTSYPGAEIMELIKDDLKAEGIELQIVEMNDYVTPNIALAEGDIDLNSFQHLPYLEQFKKDRNLNLVSAGATYIAPLGLYSKKYKSLEELPDKATIAIPNDPTNSGRALLLFHRIGLIKLKDPTDLQATAFDIVENPKKIKFKQLEAAQLPRVIDDVDAAIINGGYALNAGFYPTKDSILLEDKDSPYINIIAVRAGDENREDIKTFIKYFQSEKVRNYINDTFKGGFVPVF
- a CDS encoding glutamine synthetase III, whose product is MNTMLEVFGIHYFSELELKSRVPSSIFKKFKSVQLGEAEMSLEVADIIASAVKSWATEKGATHFTHWFQPLTELTAEKHESFISITSDGSIMSQFSGKDLIKGEADTSSFPNGGLRSTFEARGYTAWDTSSPMFLKGEGLSKSLYIPTAFVGYNGEALDKKVPLLKSIKSIEAQALRIQRLLGDDKTEHIDVTLGAEQEYFLVEKEFWDKRLDLALAGRTLFGNLPPKGQEMNDHYYGTIKERVGCFMAELDAELWKVGVMAKTKHNEVAPNQFELALMFTSANVAVDQNHLTMDIIKKVANRHHLAALLHEKPFQGVNGSGKHCNWSLATDTGINLFNPDNLSKDNLQFLLYTMAVVEGIDRYADILRACTATPGNDHRLGGHEAPPAVISIFLGEQLQELLENIGNTEFNESADGGTLDIGVHIPKIAKDLSDRNRTSPFAFTGNKFEFRMPGSSASASTPVFMINTIVADILKEYADYLEKTDPTKHINKYIIKLIKDRYPKHKKIIFNGNGYESSWIERAEELGLSNLKNTIEGIPVFIREETIALFERNEVLSRNELYSRFKVYSERYNKQTNIEISTAIRMARNEIYPCISRYITNISQMINSVREALGEEQFIQYDKEHLIKVIGYKNQLKDTITELNEGLKTAVAIPDEYERACYYNNELIPVLTRMRTIVDALELLIEKSVWPIPTYYDLLFRL
- a CDS encoding MetQ/NlpA family ABC transporter substrate-binding protein encodes the protein MKKSLKTLLAAAFVLVGTTILAGELKVGATPVPHAELLNLVKDDLKAEGVELKVIEFTDYVTPNLALAEGEIDANFFQHYPYLEKFITERGLKLASAAKIHVEPLGVFSKKYDSIEALPDKATIAIPSDPSNGGRALILLHNNGIITLNDSSNLYVTEFDIVKNPKKLKFKPIEAAQLPRVLPDVDAAVINGNYALEAGFSPVEDSLLLEGKESPYANIIAVKAEDENKEDIVKLIKALQSEKVSTYILNNYKGGVVPTF
- a CDS encoding methionine ABC transporter ATP-binding protein; its protein translation is MIKIEKINKIYSNGFHAVKDVSLEVKKGDIFGIIGLSGAGKSSLIRLLNRLEEPTSGSIVIDGIDITKLSKNDLLERRKKIGMIFQHFNLLASRTVGENVSFALEIAGWNKDKIKDRVKELLEVVELSDKMNSYPSQLSGGQKQRVAIARALANNPDILLSDEATSALDPKTTNSILELIKNIQQKFGLTVVMITHQMEVIRDICNRVAVMSDGEIVETGGVHHIFSNPKEEITKELISYLPSTEERGIEIMKTKGKYIVKLKFLGTIAEEPIISQALRKFDIDFSIIGGSIDHLSTMKVGHLFIELSGDIKQQQEAIEWFNESGVIVEVVYNGI
- a CDS encoding methionine ABC transporter permease, whose product is MVFSMILDSTLETLYMVFFSTLFSLIMGFPIGILLVITKEGNILEKPKLNKVLEMIINTLRSFPFIILMICLFPLSRIIVGTTIGSTAAIVPLSISAAPFVARMIEGALNEVDRGLIEASSSLGASNSTIILKVMIPETMPHIIHGITVTVISLIGFSAMAGTIGAGGLGDLAIRFGYQRFKTDIMIYSVIVIILLVQILQSFGNYLVYRAKRNR